The genomic stretch CTGCATACTCTTGATCCATATATCCTGTGGTCATCGCTTCAAGGGAAATGCGTTCTCTTGGGTGGATCGCAGACAAATAAACGTGAACAAAGAAGAAAGCAACAAGGATTAAAGCTGCAATATCATGAATCAATAGCATGATGAACCGATTTTCTTTAAACCAATCAAACCATAATGCAAAACCACTCAAAGCTAAAATGGGGCCAAAAATGACAACAAACAAATAGTATAGTTTCTGTCCCGTATTATATTTTTTTTGCGGTGGCATTGAATCTCCGCCAATAAAATAATGTTTTGGTGCAGCTTTTAGCCAACCAAGATCCGATTGATCCCACTGAAACACTTCAAGCCAACTCCATCTTTTGTTCGAAAATAATAGATAAATAAGTGGAGCAGCCACAAATAACACGGCACCTACTCGATGAAGAATTCGGATTCCTTTTCCTAATCCACTAGTTAATAAAAAGGCACTTCCTTGAAAGAAAATCATAAATCCCGTTATCGCCAACAAGATAAATCCAATTGCTACGGACCAATGCATCAAGCGGTCACCTAACGTATAGCGAAAAACTTTATATTTCTTGTTTGTTTTACTCATGATCTTCCTCTCCTTCATTATGATTCTCATGTTTTTGTTTGCTCTTAGACAGAGAAGCAACAACAAAGTTCCCCGCCAATCCTAAAGCAGTCGCTCCTAAAAGAACTCCACCTGCTGGTTTGATATATTCACTACGCATATCTGTTAGTCCGGTGACCTGATCATTCACACCAGATTTGATACTCATCTCACTTACATAGTAGATTTTTGGTTTGGTTCCTTGGTTTGCTAGGATGGGCTTTGCATGTCTTTTCTTGATTTCTTGACTGATCTTACTATTTGGGTCATCTAAATCGCCAAATATCCTTGCTTCGGG from Tepidibacillus fermentans encodes the following:
- a CDS encoding formate dehydrogenase subunit gamma, yielding MSKTNKKYKVFRYTLGDRLMHWSVAIGFILLAITGFMIFFQGSAFLLTSGLGKGIRILHRVGAVLFVAAPLIYLLFSNKRWSWLEVFQWDQSDLGWLKAAPKHYFIGGDSMPPQKKYNTGQKLYYLFVVIFGPILALSGFALWFDWFKENRFIMLLIHDIAALILVAFFFVHVYLSAIHPRERISLEAMTTGYMDQEYAEHHHKLWYDEVK